The Opitutaceae bacterium nucleotide sequence TGCCAGTGGCGGCTACCTCCCTCCGCCGGCCGATCAATTCATCCAGTTCTTCGACGACTCGATGACGGTCGATCGCGGCACCTTCTGGGTCGAGTTCGAAATGGCCCCGGAACAGGGCTTGGGCGCCTTCCTGCGTTATGCCCACACCTACCGCGATGGGCAGAAGGGAACCACCTCGTGGAGCGCCACGAATCTGACCGGCGGTCTCGGCCAACGGGGCATTTCGCCCAACTTCTATGATCTGGATGAGACCCGCGACACGATCGAGGGCGAGATCAACTACACGGTGGACGAGACCAAGTTCGGTCTCGGCCTCCGCTACGAGACCTCTGATTATGACAACCGGCGGCAGATCCGTCGCGACCCGGGTGATACAGCCGACCGCTACCTGACTCACAAGGAGACCAACGAGACGGACCTCTTTTCCATGCACGGGTATGTCGACACCGCCTTCAATGAACAATGGCGCCTGTCGGTCGGCGGGATCTACACGGACATGAACGCCACCTTCGGCGGCGATCGGATCTGGGGTTCCAGCTACGACCCGATCTTCGATCCAGGCTTTCAGCGGCAGAATCGGGACGAGGGCTTCCTCGATCTCGAGGCAGACACCGGCATGGAGCAGTATGTGGGCAACGCCAACCTAGTCTTCTCTCCCAACAAAGACTGGCGGGTCGTCGGCTCTCTGAGGATGGAGAAGGTTGATACGGATGCGATGTCGGACTTCATCGAGACCAACTACCTCAACGGCAATGCTTCCGCGGACGAACTGGCCGGCATGAGCGACAAGCAGTTCGACGAGATCGGTGAAGAGATCGAAGTGCAGTTTGGCGGCCTCAAGTCGGTCATCATGTACGCATCCGCCCAATGGACGCAGGGAGACGGAGATCTTCGCGAGTCGATCATTGAGGTGGAGGATGGCGCCGTTGATCTCGAGCGCGATACCGGCTGGGACCGCAATACCGACAAATATTCCATTGGCGCGAACTGGCATCCGACGGCGACGTTCGGAATTGCCGGCGAGTTTTATCATAAGGTCCGCACTAATGATTATGATACGACTCAAGATTCCACGCCTCCGAGCGGCGGCGACCGCTTCCCCGCGTTTATCACTTACCAGAGTTTCACCACGGATGACATCAATGTCCGCGTGACCTGGCGACCGGATCCGAAGGTCACCGTAGTGGCCCGGATCGATGACCAGCAGACCTCGATCGATTCGCAGGAAGAGGGGCTGCCCCGGGTCGAGAGCGGTGACCTGAAGACCCGCATCTACAGCGGAGCGGTCACCTTCCTTCCGCAGGGCTGGCTCATGCTTCAGGCCAACATCAACTACGTGACCGACGAAGTGAACACCGGTCTGAGCGGTTCGGCGCTGAATATCGTCAACAACGCGACCAACGACTACTGGATCGGCACGATTTCCGCCATCATGGCGGTTGACGACAATACGGACGTGCAGGTGAACTACACCGCCTACGAGGCAGACAACTACATCGACAATTCGGCCTACACGGTGCCTTACGGAGTCGGCGAAAAGGAAAAGATGATCGGTGCCTCGATAACTCATCGTTTCTCCGAGCAGATGATGGTCTCCGCCAACTACACCTACGCGGACTTCAGTAGTGTCACGGTCGGCGGTTACAACGACTACACGGCCCACACGCTTTACGGGCGGGTCATGTATAGATTTTGACATCTGCGGTGTCTGCCATTTGAATCCGGTTATTCCATTGCTATGAAAAAGATACCTTTATTCGTTTTTTCAGCCGCGGTTCTGGGCTGGCTCGCCGGCCCGGCATTGGCCGAGGATATTGCCGAGACCTGGGCACGTCAGTGCCAGAAGTGCCATGCCGAGGACGGCTCGGGTGACACCAAGATGGGCAAGAAGCTGGGTCTGAAGGACTACCGGGACCCGGCGGTTCAGGCCGAGATGACCGATGAGGAGATCATCCGGATCACCAAGGAAGGGGTGACCGATGACAGCGGCAAGCAGGTGATGAAGGCCTATGCCGAGATCCTCACCGAGGAGCAGATCACCGAGATGTTGGCCCTCATCCGCAGCATGGCCAAGAGCTGAGCGGCAATTTCTTCTGCCGCTGCACCAATAGATTTGTCGCGGGACCGTCCCAATTCATAAGGCGGTCCCGCCTTTTTGTACCATGAGCGAACAAGAGCCGAGATACTGGAAGATAGGGAACATCTTCTTCCGGAACTACCCAAGCCTGCTTGGGTTCATCATCATGATCAGTGCGGCGTTTGCCTTTGCGCTGCTCTTCCTGATCGATCTCCTGGCCGCTCACGCCAATCCCTACATGGGGATTCTGGCCTATATCGTTGCGCCGGCCTTCTTCTTCACCGGGGTCGGCTTCCTTGGATTCGGCTGGTGGCTTCACCGTCGGAATCTCGCCCGCCACGTGGGCGATCAGTCTTTGCAGCTGACGATTGACCTGAGCCGTCCGAAGGACCGGCGGCGCCTGGTCGTCTTTGTCAGTTGCACGATTCTCTTTCTCCTGATCAGTGCGATCGGCAGTCACCGCACCTACAAATACACGGAATCGAATGAATTCTGCGGGCTGGTCTGCCACACCGTGATGGAACCGGAATACACGACCTACCAGCTTTCTCCCCACGCGCGGGTGGCGTGTGTCGATTGCCATATCGGTTCCGGAACGACCTGGTATGTCAAATCGAAGATCAGCGGCGCTTATCAGGTTTACTCCGTGCTTTTCGACAAGTACCACCGGCCGATCGAAACGCCGGTGGCCAACCTGCGACCGGCGCGGGAAACCTGTCAGGAATGTCACTGGCCGGAAAAGTTCTCCGGAAATCTGGACAGGTCCTACGAACATTTTCTGTCCGACGACGACAACACACCCTACACGGTGAGGATGTCGCTGAAAGTCGGCGGCGGCAATGCCGAGTTCGGCCCGGTCGAAGGGATCCACTGGCACGTGGCGAACAAGGTCGAGTATATCGCCACCGACCCCAAGCGTCAGGAGATCCCCTGGATCCGGGTGACCCGGGATGACGGAACCCAGAGCATCTTCGCCACCGAGGACTACATGGAAGCCCCTCCGGCAGGTGAGATCCGGATGATGGATTGCATCGATTGCCACAACCGGCCGGCGCATATATTTCAGAGCCCGAACGAGCTGGTCGAGGCGGCGATGGTCCAGGGACGGATCTCGCGGACCCTGCCGGCGATCAAGGATCGGGCGGCGGTGGCCCTGACCGGTTCCTATGAGACGGTCGAGGAGGCCGGGGCGGGTATCGTTGAAGCGATGGTCAAGTACTACGGCGACGACCCTCTGGTGCAGCCAACGGCGGACGAGCTGTTCCGGCTCTACCGCGGCCATTTCTTCCCGGCGATGGATTCGAGCTGGGAGGAATACCCCGACAACATCGGGCACAAGGACTGGCCGGGTTGTTTCCGGTGTCATGACGACCTGCACGAGAACGGAGAGGGCCAGGTTCTCCGTGCCTCAAGCTGCAATACCTGCCACACCATCCTGGCCCAGGGGCAGGGTGAGGAGTTGCGGCAGCTGGCACCGGCCGGGCTGGAATTCTTCCATCCCGACGGCGAGGATGTCAGTGGTTGGCTCTGCAGCGACTGCCACACCGGCGCACGCCAGTAGTCCGGCTTGCGGATTGGTTTTTCGCTCGCCAGACGGCGGTGGCCTTCTAGAGTCCGCGTCATCCCATGACGACGATCAATATCTTCCAGAACGCCAAGGAGTCCGAGAAATTTGCCGACGGTTCGATCATCTTCAGCAAGGGTGATCCGGGTGATTGCATGTTCGGAGTGGTCGAAGGGGAAGTGGAGATCGTCCTGAATGACAAAGTGATCGATACCCTCTCGTCGGGCGCGATCCTGGGAGAGATGGGCCTGATCGACCACAGCCCGCGGGCGGCCAGCGCACGGGTGAAAGGCTCGGCGAAATTGGTCAGGATCGACGAGCGTCGGTTCAATTTCCTGGTGCAGCAGACCCCGTTTTTTGCGCTTCAGGTCATGCGGATCATCACCGCCCGTCTGCGCAAGCTGATGGCGGCCGAGTGATTCGGCGGCCCCGGGTCAGGGGTTTGCCACTGTATCGAGTCCCCTGGATTGCCGTTAGCCGTCCCCGGGTTCGCCAAAGGCAGCCATGGCCCGGTCGAGGACCTTTCCGAGGGACAGCGCGCGTCCCTCCTGATCCGCCGCTTCGAGTTCATTTCCGGTCAGGGCGGCGTAGGCCGGGCCGAGGGTATCGGATAATTTTTTCGCGTCGGCCTGGCTGACCGGAGATTTGATATCCTTGCGCAGTTGGTCTGCGGCCGCGGCCAGAACGACGGCCTCCCGGGATTGGCTGCGACGGGCCGAAAGCATGGCGAAGGCTTCGAGCAGGAACGCGAGCGCCCTCTTGTCGCCGAGTTCGCGATTGATGAGAAGGCTTTCCCGGAGGGCGCGGGAAGCGGCGGTGTCGTCGCCCGCATCGAGAGCGACTTCGGCCAGACTGTTCAGCGAATTGGCGGTGGCCCAGCGGTCGCCGACCGCCCGGTTGAGCTGGAGGCTTTTTTCGATCACATCGCTCGCCTTGCCGTACTCGCCGCGGCTGCGATAGAGCATGCCCATATTGTTGTAGGAATTGGCCAGGGCCCAGCGGTCATTGAGTTCCTGCCGGATATGCAGTGCCTGGTCGTAGAGTTCCTCGCACGTCTCCAGATTGCCCTTCATCCGCTCGAGGATGCCCAGATTGTTGATCAGGTCGGCCGCCTTGCGTCGGTCGCCGGTCAGCTCCCGCAGAATCAGGCTGTCGCTGTAAAGGCGCGAGGCGTCAGCGAGGTTGCCGGTCTGGGCGGCGAGGGTGCCCTGGCTCTGCAGGTTCTGACCGAGGTTGACCTGGTCTCCGGCCTTTTCCAGCCCGACCGCAGCCCGCTGCAGCCACTTGATGGCTTCTGCATAATCGCCGCGCTTCCGCAGCAACTCCCCGATGGCTGATTCGGCATGGGCGATCCGCCCGGGGTCGCCGGCCGCTCGGGCCAACTCCAGTGCCCGATCGTAGTGCTTTCTGGCGCGACCCCAGTCGCCGGTTGTTTCCAGAACGCTTCCCAAGTCGATCAGCAGAGATGTCTTTTCGTCATCGTCGGACAGGGGGATCAGGCGTTCGTAGTAATCAACGGCGGCCTCATTGGAATAGGAGTGCCGGGCAGCGTCGCCGGCCTGGCGGAAGTAAATCCGTTTCTTTTCCGTGTTGTCACTGCGCCCGAAGTGATAAGCCAGCAATTCAAGCAGATTGGATCGCCGCCGTTTGGCCATGTCCTCGAGGAAGAAGCCGGCGGCTTCATGGATGCGGCTCTTGAAGGCGTGGGGCAGGCTGTCGTAGGCCACTTCCTGGATGACGATATGCTTGAAGAAATAGGCCAGCTCAGCGGTGCCTTCCTCCTTCTCAATCAGGTCATGGCGCTCGATACTGCGGAGGTCTTCCTCGACCTTGGGCATTCCGATGGAGTTCGGATGCACGCCGGCCAGCATGGAGGCGTAGAAGAGACGGCCGATCACGCTGGCGATCTTGACCGATACCTGTGCATCCCGGGTGAGCTGGTCGATACGGCTGAGCACGAGGCTGTGCATGCTGTTCGGCAGGTCGATTTCGTCCAGCGGGACATTCGAGACACCGTCGAGGACATTCCCCTCCAGGTAGTTGATCAACTCCTCGATGAAGAATGGATTTCCCCCGGATTTGCGGACAATCAGTTCGATCAGTTCGGTTGAACGCTCGAGCCGGCGATCTCCGGATTTCCGATTGTCCAGGCGCAGTTCGACCAGCTGTCTCGCCTCGTCCTCGCTGAAATCGCCGAGTTCGATCCGGGTATGGTAGTCGAGGGTTTCCTCGTCCGCGGTCAGGATGGTGCCGTCCGCTCCGGGCCGGTGGACGACAAACAAAGCCAGGGGTATCCGGACGGCTGCCTGGGCCAGAGCGATCAGGACTTCGCGCGATGCGGCATCGATCCAGTGGGCATCTTCGAGGACAATCACGAGCGGTTGGGCCGCCGCCCGGCATCGAATGCAGGTGATCAGAAGACTGATGAGTGAGGAACGTCTCAGCTTGGCGTCGAAGGTGCGGGTCAGCTCCGAATCCGGTAGTTCCAGGTTGAGGATCGGACCAAGCAGCGGCGCCCGCTCGCCGAGTCCGGGCTCGATCGATTCAAGCTGGGCGGCCAGGTGCCCCGGGATCGCCCTGGCCTCCAGGTCGGAACGGATTCCGAAAAACTCGCGCCAAATGGACCACCAGACGGAGAAGGTGCCGGTGCGCGCGAAGGCCTGGCATTCCCCGGCATAGCCGAGGAAGTTCATCCTGTCGGCCAGTTGGACAACCTCGGCGATCAGCCGGGATTTCCCGACACCCGCATCCGCCTCGATCGAGATCAGCTGTCCCCTCCCGCCGGCCGCTGCTTCGAGCTTCCCTTGGATCGCGGCCATCTCGTCTTTGCGACCGATCATGGGCAGGCGGTAACGCGCGGTCTTGAAGGCGGCGGTTGTCTGTTCCCGGCGTTTCTGGAGTTCGAAGATCTGGATGGGCTCGCTCTTTCCCTTGACGCGGATTCTGGGCAACTCCGGCAGGAAGAATGACTCGAGATGCCGGCGTGCGGCCGATTCGCTGACCAGGATCTGGCCGGGTCTGGCGTTCTGCATCAGGCGGGCTGAGAGGTTGACGTCATCGCCGAGAACACCGTAGGTCCTGCGGGAAAGGCCACCGTAGGCTCCGGTTCGCATGGTTCCACGGGTCACGCCGACTTGAACGTCGCCGACAATCTCCCTCAGGTGCGGTGGCGAGTCGCGCACCTCAAGGGCGGCCATGAGTGCACGTGCGGTGTCGTCTTCGTGGGCGGTGGGCGCACCGAAAGCGAAATAGGCAAAGCTCCCCTTGTCGCCGATGGTCAGCTGAACAAGGGTGCCGCCCAGGCGTTCGATGATCGCCTGCATCCAACGGACGTAGGCGTCGAGCTTTTCCGGTGCGGCGGGATCCGCCTCGAACTGGATGCCGGTGAAGCGGACGAAAACGGATGCGGCAGGACGGAGCTCGGTCAGGAATTCGCCCTGGGCGGAGACGATCCGCTGAAAGACCTCCTGGATCAGCCAGGGGCGGAGCGTTTCAACGCCCAGTCTGCCCCGGTCGCGGTCCGTCCGGGATGACGGAATCGGTGGATCGATCAACCGGTCGACCACCGCGATGGGTTGCCCCATCTCCGAAGGTCTTCGCTCGCGGATCGACAGAAGTCCTCCCAGGCTGGCGACAGTCCGGTCGTCGCAGACGACGTCGCCACGCTCGGCCCCGTGTTCGGCGTCGGCAAGGCTCTCGAGCACCCGTCCGGCAATCAGGTCGAAGAGCTGGATCGCGGGGTCGCCCACCACGAAGCGGCGGACCCGCCCGGTGGCGACGGCGACTTTCATGGCGAGGGCGTGTTGGGCACCGTCCGGCAGGGTGATGGCTTTGAAGGCGTCCATGGCCGCCTGCATCCCGAAGGCCGAGGCGAGAGCGCGCCGGCCGTCGTCGCCACCGAACCAGCAGGTGATGGCGTCGCCGGCAAATCCAATTACGCTCCCGCCGAAGGCATCCACCTGGCGGATCAAGGCATCGTAAACACGGTTGAGGTGATTGGTCAGCTCCTCGCCGCCCCGGCGCGGACCGTAGCGACTGACCACGGCCTCGGTCAGGGGAGTGAAACCCGAAATATCGGCGAAGAGGGCCGCTCCATCAGAAAACTCCGAAAACTCCGTCCCGTTGCAGAGTGCATCGACTCGGTCAATCGGGAGGTAGGCGGCCAGATTTTCCAGGATTTCGGGGGACGGCATCGAATCGGGCTATTAGGTGTCCGAGCCGGCTCTGAGGGTCAACCGAGAAGGACAGATCCGTCTGACTGTTGATCAGATACTTTCATCCTTCGCTGGTTTGATGGAGAGAAAGATGAATACCCCACCCGTTAGGCGGGTTGTCGATTGAGCCGACTTCGAGCGGGAGCTATGGCAATAGGTGCGCAGTCGTTTGGTGATTGCTTAGCCCTCAGGCTTCGGATGGGGTTCTTCCCGATCGTCGATCTTGCTAATCTATGGTATAAACAATGCTGTTTTCGGTGGTGGTGTCGGTCGACTCGAACCTATTTCATGAACTTCATTTCCCGCCGTCTCGGTCCTCTCTTCATTCCGGTCATCCTGTTTTGCTCGGCAGTCACACTCGAGGGCTCCGTCCTGACCGTCACCTCGCTAAAGGATAAGAACAGCGGCGGCACTCTGCGCTCGGCCCTCAAATCTGCGGATGACGGCGACATCATCCAATTTGCTCCATCCCTTTTTACCTCGGGCCCCCAGACCATCCGGCTGTCGAGCGGTCTCTCGATTAATGAATCCGTCTCGATCATCGGGCCGGGTGCCGACCTTCTGGCGATCGACGGACAGGGCAGCTCGCAGGTCTTCAGCATAACCGCGAATTGTGAATCCGGCGATGATGGAACGGCGGTGCTTCTGTCCGGTTTGACAGTCCGTGGCGGTCTTTCCAGCGGCGGCGGTGGCGTTTTGGTTTCCAAGAACAGCCGGCTCATCGTGGTCAGCTGCCGCTTTGAGGCCAACCAGACCAAGTCCAATGGTGGAGGCTCGTCCTATGGTGGTGCCATCTACAACCGTGGGGAGATTCTTGTCGATCTTTCCACCTTCGATGGGAATCTCGCGGGTCTCGCCTCGATCCCCGGCAATCCCGGTGGTGCCGGTGGCGGATTGTACAACGAAGGCGACGCCGTGGTGACGCGGAGTCTTTTCGTCGGCAACCAGGCCGCATCGGGTGGCGGATTGGCCAGCGGTGGCGGCACCTTGATGGTCGAGAGCAGTACCTTCAGCGGCAACTCCGACCAGTCCGCGGCTGGTGGCCTGTTCTTGGGTGGTGGTACGACCGAATTGATCAACCTGACGGTTGTTGGAAACACGAGCATTCTTGGAACCGGCGGTGTCCGGGTCGCTTCCGGCGGTTTGGCCGAGGTCCGCAATTCGATTCTTGCCGACAACGGGAGTCTGGATGTCGGAACGGCTTTCGGTGGCTCGTTTGTCTCACTGGGCTACAATATCCTGAAGGTGGCTCCTTCGATCACGGCTCTGCCGTCGGACAAGGTCGGGGTCGATCCGAAGCTCGGGCCACTCGCCGACAACGGCGGCGCGTCCTGGACCCACGCGCCTCTGGCGGGCAGTCCGGCCCTCAATGGAGGCGATCCGGTCTTCAACCACTTTCTTCAGCTGACCGATCAACGGGGCGAAGGTTTTCCGCGTGTTCTTGGATCGGCGGTTGATGTCGGCGCCTATGAAGAACCCAACACGGCTCCCACCATCAGTTGTCCCAGTGGAACGGTCGAGTGCGGTGTCGATCTGATTGTCGTGACCGTAGAGGATGCGGATGCCGATCTTCTGACCGTCATCTGGAGAATCGGGGGTTCTGTCATTCAGACCGATGAGGGAGTGTCATCGGGTGAGAGTGTCTTCCTGGCCGAGACTCCTGCCGACGAATCGGTTATTGATGTCGAGGTATCCGACGGGTCCCTTTCCTCGAGCTGCACAATTGCTGTGGCGGTCCTGGACCGGACTCCGCCGGACCTTTCGCTGAACTATCGCAAGGAAGAGAATGGCGGCCTTGATCCCATCCTGGTGGAATGTGGATCCGCCTTTGTCGATCCGGGAGCGACGGCTTCTGATGTCTGTAACGGCGACATTATTCCGGTGGTCACCGGATCCGTCAATACCCGGACTACAGGCACCTATATCCTCACTTATACGGCCACCGATCTGACCGGGAATTCGACCTCAAAATCTCGCAGCGTGAAGGTTGTCGACACGACCCCGCCGGTCCTGATGGTGCCCGATCTCTCCCCGAGCTTTGATGCGACAGCAGAGTGCTTGTATGCGCTGGACCTGTCCAGTCTGGGAGCGGGGGTAGAGGATATCTGCGATCCATCGCCGACAATCATATACTCCCGCCTGACCGCTTCAGGATACGAGCTTCTGAATGAGGCGAGCGTGGATCTGGACACGGGTCTGCATACTATTCGGATCGATGCAGTGGATGCCTCGCTGAACGAGGCGATCCCAGTCGATGTTGTTGTGACGATTCGCGACGTGACCGCTCCGGTCGTGACCGTGAACGGCGACGCTGAGATGGTCACCAGCTGTGGTGACACGTTCGTCGATCCGGGAGCTTTGGCCACTGACGGTTGCGACGGTTTGTTCGCGGCGACCAGCTCTGGACTGATCGGTGTCTCCGGTGCCGGTTCTTACGAGGTCGTCTATACCGCAATTGATTCTGCCGGCAATGCGGCGGTCCCTGTCAAGCGAGTAGTGAATGTGCTTCCATCGGTCAGCTTTGTCGTTTCGACGAACCTGACGGTGAACACCGACCCGGGCGATTGCGCCACGCTTATCGACCTGTCCCAGCTGGTAGAAATCGGAGGCACCTGCGTTTCCGATGCCAGTCTCGAGGTGACAATTCTTCTCCCGGATGGCGCCACCGAGACGCTGGACGCGCTGGAAGCCTTCGCGTTCCCGAAAGGGACCTCCACGATCGTGGTGAGGGCCTTTTACTTGCCCTATGGACCGGATCCGGTCGGGACGAGTGAATCGTTTTCGATCACGGTTGAGGATCCCTACCTGAACTGTGCAGGGAACATCGCCTGGCCGGTGGCACTCGATCTGGAATTCAGCGAGGTTGCGAGTCTATCCTCTGGGAGCCAGCTGCAGGCCTTCCTGGAGCAGTTTCTCAGCAGCCAGGGCGAGCGGCGGTGGATCCGAATCCGCAACGTGCCCGCCGGGGCGCGTTTGACGGTGGCCCTCTCCAACCCCGCGGGTGTGAATTACGATCTCACGGTCTATCGTGACATCCAGGAAGCCTACGACGAGCTTCTGGCCCTCCTGAACGGCGGGTCGGACGAGGACAAGGTTTCGGCGGTGCTGGGAGCCCAATTCTCGCCGGAGGCCTTCGCTCCGGATGCCTTCGCGCCCGACGCCTTCGCCCCGGATGCGTTCGCGCCGGATGCCTTCGCGCCGGATGCCTTTGCGCCCGACGCCTTCGCTCCGGATGCCTTTGCTCCGGATGCCTTCGCGCCCGACGCCTTCGCGCCGGATGCCTTCGCGCCCGACGCCTTTGCCCCGGATGCCTTCGCTCCCGATGCCTTCGCGCCCGACGCCTTTGCGCCCGACGCTTTTGCCGCGGCCCAGAACCGGGTGCTCGCCTCGTTCTCGGCCTACGATGGGCCGACCGACGGGGTGCGCGTGACCAATTTCGAGGAGACGACGGATTATTACGTTCGGGTCAGCGGTCGCAATGGCGCTTTCTCGACCGCCTCGACCTTCAGCCTGCTGATCGAAGTCGAGACGGATATCTGTGAAGGGGTCGTGTCGGATGGTGCGCTCGATCCGGCCTTCACCGGAACGGTACCGTCCGGATTGTCCGATCCGACGAGTTTGATTCTCTGGGATTCCGGCCGCATGGCCGACTATGCCGCCGATGCCGGCGAGTTGCTCGCGCTGGAAGGACGGCTGGACAATCTGGCGGCGGCAGCCGGTGGGGTTGTGGTGGATGTCTCCACCTTCGCCAACGTCAATGCGCTCAACGAGCAGGCAGACACCGGCGTCAACGTCAACTGCCCCTACGCCAAGAACCTGGTGGCTGAGGCAATCCGGAATATTGCGGCGGCCTACCGCATTAAGTATTCAAGTATTGGTGACATAACGATTGTCGGCAACGACGACGTCATTCCGTTCTTCCGGCGAAGTGACGATGCCAACCTCGCCAACGAGGCCCAGTATTTCCCGCCGGTCCTGAATTCGACCCATTCCCAGTCGGCGCTGCGCACGGGTCGGGTCTTGGAGCAGGATTCCTACGGTTCGGAATGCCGGGTCGTTCTATCGACCGGCGAGTACAACCTGCCGGGTGCACCGGTCGGCCGGCTGGTTGAGGAAGCCGGCGATGTGATCCGGACGATTGATACCTACCTTCCCGTCTTCAGTGGATCGACTCCGGGGGTGCTCCCGGCGCCGGCCGGTGGCTACCGGGCCCTTTCGGTGGCCTACGATTTCATGGCGGACGCCGGTGAGGCGATTGCCGACGAATTCAGGGACGGTCTTAATCTCGGTGGTGGCGACACGGTCAACACCCTGATCTCCGACCCCAGCCTGGCGCCTTCGGAGTCATGGACGGCGGGCGAACTTTCTGGCGCCTTTTACAAGTCGGATAGACTGAACCTGATCTTCATCGGAGCACATGGAAGTACGGCGAGTGCTCTTGCTGCAGACTACACCTCACGGTTTACCGCGGCTGAACTCGAGGCGGCGACAGTGGACATCACTTATGCCATCGCGGCCAGTCAAGCCTGCCACTTGGGATACAACACAGTGGACCCCGATGCGGTCCCATCGGTCACCCTGCGGCCCGACTGGGCCCAGGCCTTCGCCCGCAAGGGGGCGATCTTCCTCGCCGGCACGGGCTACCAGTATGGTGAGACCCAACTCCTGGAATATGGAGAGCGGCTCTACCTGGAGTTTTGGCGGCAACTGCGGACAGGCTCAGCGCCGGTCAGCGTGGGTCAGGCCATGGTCAATGCCAAGCTCGCCTACCTGGCCAAGACACCGAATATGCGGGGTATTCACGAGAAGACTCTGCTGGTGGGATTGACGCTTTATGGTTTGCCCATGGTCAGGATCAACCTGCCGGGTGGGCGTCTCCCGGCAGCCGGAGGTTCCGGAGGCGGGTTGGCCGTAGCTTCCCTTGGAGGATCCTTTGGTCTGGCGACTGCCGACTTGGAGGTGACACCTGAGCTGACGAGGAAGACGTTGACCCTCGATGTAGTCGGTCAGAGTCGCACGGTCGATGCGTCCTATTACCTCGGCAGCGATGGTGCGGTCTCTCTGGTGGCGGAGCCGATTCGTCCGCTGGAGTCGGAAGCGGTTGGCGCGGCAAGTGGTGCCCTTCTTCGCGGAGTGGTCCTCCGTTCAGCCACTTATGTGGATGAGACGCCCTTTCTGCCCTTGACCGGTGCGCCGGCGACGGAGATCCGGGGTGTGGCGGCCCCCTTCAAATCGGAAGTCTTCTACCCGATCATCCCCTGGGCGACCAATCAGATCGGAGAACTCTGCGGCGGTAACGCTGGCGGCACGGTCCTCAATGCCTTCCCGGCCCAGTTCCGTTCGGATCTGGTCGATCCGGCAGTGGAGGCAGGATTGCTGCGCAAGTATACCGGAATGTCATTTGGGCTCTTCTACAGTGACAGCCCGAGCGGAGAGAATCCGGCCCAGTTCCTGACTCCGGCCCCCGCCGTCAATGGGGTGGCGGCCGAGTTGTCGGCGGACGGCAGCGAGATTGTGATTGAAGCCGTGATCGAGACATCGGCTGCGGTCGGGATTCACGAGGTCCTGGCGACCTATACCGGCGAACCAGGTTCCCCATGGCATGGCGCTTGGCACTCGGTGTACCTTTCGCCGACTTCGTCCCCGCTCTTCTTCCCGGGTTCGGTCAATGCCGACGGCATCATCCGCACCTGGACCGCATCGATTCCGGTGTCGGGCTATGCAGCCGATTTCCGCTTCATCATCCAGACCGTGGGGAATAATGGCCCGGCCCTGCAGTCGACCAACTTCGGCCGATACTACCGGGTGGGCG carries:
- a CDS encoding c-type cytochrome → MKKIPLFVFSAAVLGWLAGPALAEDIAETWARQCQKCHAEDGSGDTKMGKKLGLKDYRDPAVQAEMTDEEIIRITKEGVTDDSGKQVMKAYAEILTEEQITEMLALIRSMAKS
- a CDS encoding NapC/NirT family cytochrome c, whose amino-acid sequence is MSEQEPRYWKIGNIFFRNYPSLLGFIIMISAAFAFALLFLIDLLAAHANPYMGILAYIVAPAFFFTGVGFLGFGWWLHRRNLARHVGDQSLQLTIDLSRPKDRRRLVVFVSCTILFLLISAIGSHRTYKYTESNEFCGLVCHTVMEPEYTTYQLSPHARVACVDCHIGSGTTWYVKSKISGAYQVYSVLFDKYHRPIETPVANLRPARETCQECHWPEKFSGNLDRSYEHFLSDDDNTPYTVRMSLKVGGGNAEFGPVEGIHWHVANKVEYIATDPKRQEIPWIRVTRDDGTQSIFATEDYMEAPPAGEIRMMDCIDCHNRPAHIFQSPNELVEAAMVQGRISRTLPAIKDRAAVALTGSYETVEEAGAGIVEAMVKYYGDDPLVQPTADELFRLYRGHFFPAMDSSWEEYPDNIGHKDWPGCFRCHDDLHENGEGQVLRASSCNTCHTILAQGQGEELRQLAPAGLEFFHPDGEDVSGWLCSDCHTGARQ
- a CDS encoding cyclic nucleotide-binding domain-containing protein; protein product: MTTINIFQNAKESEKFADGSIIFSKGDPGDCMFGVVEGEVEIVLNDKVIDTLSSGAILGEMGLIDHSPRAASARVKGSAKLVRIDERRFNFLVQQTPFFALQVMRIITARLRKLMAAE
- a CDS encoding tetratricopeptide repeat protein → MPSPEILENLAAYLPIDRVDALCNGTEFSEFSDGAALFADISGFTPLTEAVVSRYGPRRGGEELTNHLNRVYDALIRQVDAFGGSVIGFAGDAITCWFGGDDGRRALASAFGMQAAMDAFKAITLPDGAQHALAMKVAVATGRVRRFVVGDPAIQLFDLIAGRVLESLADAEHGAERGDVVCDDRTVASLGGLLSIRERRPSEMGQPIAVVDRLIDPPIPSSRTDRDRGRLGVETLRPWLIQEVFQRIVSAQGEFLTELRPAASVFVRFTGIQFEADPAAPEKLDAYVRWMQAIIERLGGTLVQLTIGDKGSFAYFAFGAPTAHEDDTARALMAALEVRDSPPHLREIVGDVQVGVTRGTMRTGAYGGLSRRTYGVLGDDVNLSARLMQNARPGQILVSESAARRHLESFFLPELPRIRVKGKSEPIQIFELQKRREQTTAAFKTARYRLPMIGRKDEMAAIQGKLEAAAGGRGQLISIEADAGVGKSRLIAEVVQLADRMNFLGYAGECQAFARTGTFSVWWSIWREFFGIRSDLEARAIPGHLAAQLESIEPGLGERAPLLGPILNLELPDSELTRTFDAKLRRSSLISLLITCIRCRAAAQPLVIVLEDAHWIDAASREVLIALAQAAVRIPLALFVVHRPGADGTILTADEETLDYHTRIELGDFSEDEARQLVELRLDNRKSGDRRLERSTELIELIVRKSGGNPFFIEELINYLEGNVLDGVSNVPLDEIDLPNSMHSLVLSRIDQLTRDAQVSVKIASVIGRLFYASMLAGVHPNSIGMPKVEEDLRSIERHDLIEKEEGTAELAYFFKHIVIQEVAYDSLPHAFKSRIHEAAGFFLEDMAKRRRSNLLELLAYHFGRSDNTEKKRIYFRQAGDAARHSYSNEAAVDYYERLIPLSDDDEKTSLLIDLGSVLETTGDWGRARKHYDRALELARAAGDPGRIAHAESAIGELLRKRGDYAEAIKWLQRAAVGLEKAGDQVNLGQNLQSQGTLAAQTGNLADASRLYSDSLILRELTGDRRKAADLINNLGILERMKGNLETCEELYDQALHIRQELNDRWALANSYNNMGMLYRSRGEYGKASDVIEKSLQLNRAVGDRWATANSLNSLAEVALDAGDDTAASRALRESLLINRELGDKRALAFLLEAFAMLSARRSQSREAVVLAAAADQLRKDIKSPVSQADAKKLSDTLGPAYAALTGNELEAADQEGRALSLGKVLDRAMAAFGEPGDG